The following coding sequences are from one Triticum dicoccoides isolate Atlit2015 ecotype Zavitan chromosome 4A, WEW_v2.0, whole genome shotgun sequence window:
- the LOC119288993 gene encoding lysosomal Pro-X carboxypeptidase-like, with protein MERNIIVLLSLLLCLLLSCHVSAVGATAKRRHSSPLSRPHRVITAETAPATTVPAMVQYETRYHTQRLDHFNAAPASYRTFPQRYLVNGTYWGGKTAPVFVYAGNEGNIELFTNNTGFMWELAPRFRAMLVFIEHRYYGRSVPFGSEEAAFRNTSTAGYLTTTQAVADFATLVQSLKANLSAPTAPVVVFGGSYGGMLAAWMRMKYPHVVIGAVASSAPILSFYGMADPYAFYDIISNDFKSESKNCHDVLMNSWKELDKALSNDAGRAQLNSTFKMCRGSTVEAIPDLLDTAIVYSAMTDYPTESGFLTPLPAYPVKEMCRAIDNPKSGKDTFSRIKDALGVYYNYTGNAHCLGDATEHDPYGMFDGWDFQACTEMILMSYGVRNGSVLPPEPFNFTGLLDGCRASTGLPPRPYWIATEFGGFDIANVLKRSASNIIFFNGLRDPWSSGGVLKDISRSIVALVEPKGSHHVDLRFSSKDDPDWLKQVREKETRIIGHWLNQYYKDEAIKS; from the exons ATGGAGCGAAACATCATCGTCCTCCTAtcccttcttctctgcctcctcctcTCGTGCCATGTATCCGCAGTCGGCGCCACCGCCAAGCGGCGGCACTCGTCGCCGCTGTCGCGTCCCCATCGTGTGATCACAGCGGAGACGGCGCCGGCCACGACGGTGCCGGCGATGGTGCAGTACGAAACGCGGTACCACACACAGCGGCTGGACCACTTCAACGCGGCGCCGGCGAGCTACCGCACGTTCCCGCAGCGCTACCTGGTGAACGGCACGTACTGGGGCGGCAAGACGGCGCCGGTGTTCGTGTATGCCGGTAACGAGGGCAACATCGAGCTCTTCACCAACAACACCGGCTTCATGTGGGAGCTCGCGCCACGCTTCCGCGCCATGCTCGTCTTCATCGAG CATCGGTACTACGGGCGATCGGTACCGTTCGGGAGCGAGGAGGCAGCATTCAGGAACACGAGCACGGCGGGGTACCTGACGACGACGCAGGCTGTCGCCGACTTCGCCACGCTCGTGCAAAGCCTCAAGGCCAACCTCAGCGCACCGACCGCCCCCGTCGTCGTCTTTGGCGGCTCCTACGGCGGCA TGCTGGCAGCGTGGATGAGGATGAAGTACCCGCACGTGGTTATTGGGGCCGTCGCTTCGTCGGCACCAATCCTCAGCTTCTACGGCATGGCCGACCCCTACGCCTTCTACGACATCATCTCCAACGATTTCAAG AGCGAGAGCAAGAATTGCCACGACGTACTCATGAACTCGTGGAAGGAGCTGGACAAGGCGCTCTCCAATGACGCCGGCCGGGCGCAGCTCAACAGTACGTTCAAAATGTGCCG AGGTAGTACAGTGGAGGCGATACCCGACTTGCTCGACACCGCCATCGTCTACTCCGCCATGACGGACTACCCGACGGAGTCCGGCTTCCTCACCCCCCTCCCGGCCTATCCCGTCAAAGAG ATGTGCCGCGCGATCGACAACCCGAAGTCGGGCAAGGACACCTTCTCGAGGATCAAGGACGCCCTGGGGGTCTACTACAACTACACGGGCAACGCGCACTGCCTTGGCGACGCCACCGAGCATGACCCTTACGGCATGTTCGACGGCTGGGACTTTCAGGCGTGCACGGAGATGATCCTCATGAGCTACGGCGTCCGCAACGGCAGTGTCCTCCCGCCGGAGCCCTTCAACTTCACCGGGCTCCTCGACGGCTGCCGCGCCTCCACGGGCCTGCCGCCGCGGCCATACTGGATCGCCACAGAGTTCGGAGGATTC GATATTGCAAATGTTTTGAAGAGGTCAGCTAGCAACATCATCTTCTTCAATGGGCTCCGAGATCCATGGAGCAGTGGCGG CGTACTGAAGGACATCTCAAGAAGCATCGTTGCACTGGTTGAGCCAAAAG GTTCACACCACGTAGACTTGAGATTCTCCAGCAAGGACGACCCTGATTGGCTTAAGCAGGTGCGGGAAAAGGAGACGAGAATCATAGGGCATTGGCTCAATCAATACTACAAAGATGAAGCCATAAAGTCCTAG